A single genomic interval of Lacrimispora sphenoides JCM 1415 harbors:
- a CDS encoding nucleoside hydrolase, which yields MEKQKVILDCDPGHDDAVNILLAGKNSGIEVLGITVVAGNQSLEKTTRNALNICQYLGLNIPVYAGCGQPMIRDKQLLAGDIHGESGLDGPVFEPLKRKEEAEHGVMFLVKTLMESEGDIILVPTGPLTNIAMAMRMEPRIIPKIKRIVLMGGCYQLGNVTPAAEFNIIADADAAHVVFSSGRPITMVGLDVTRKVLCYPQVVKRMEEIGTPAARLFTELMGHFNKSQKEVFGWNGGPLHDPVTIASIIDPELLVTKPMFTEVDIRSVQSYGRTNCDFFGYSHREANVDVAVDIDVDRFWDLIETGIRAYGS from the coding sequence ATGGAAAAACAGAAAGTTATCCTGGACTGCGATCCGGGACACGATGATGCGGTGAACATATTACTGGCAGGAAAAAACAGTGGGATAGAGGTGCTGGGTATTACAGTGGTGGCAGGAAACCAGTCCCTTGAAAAAACCACAAGAAATGCCCTGAATATCTGTCAGTACCTGGGACTTAATATCCCCGTCTATGCCGGATGCGGACAGCCCATGATCCGGGATAAGCAGCTTCTTGCAGGAGATATCCATGGAGAAAGCGGACTTGACGGTCCGGTTTTTGAACCATTAAAGAGAAAGGAAGAGGCGGAGCATGGGGTAATGTTTCTCGTCAAAACGCTGATGGAATCGGAAGGTGACATTATTCTGGTGCCAACAGGTCCCCTGACCAATATTGCCATGGCCATGAGAATGGAGCCCCGCATTATACCGAAGATAAAAAGAATTGTTCTCATGGGAGGCTGCTATCAGCTGGGGAATGTAACTCCGGCGGCTGAGTTTAATATTATCGCCGATGCAGATGCGGCCCATGTGGTATTTTCCAGCGGCCGCCCCATTACTATGGTAGGGCTTGATGTGACCAGGAAAGTGCTTTGTTATCCCCAGGTAGTAAAACGGATGGAAGAGATCGGCACTCCGGCAGCCCGCCTGTTTACAGAGCTGATGGGACATTTTAACAAGAGCCAGAAGGAAGTGTTTGGCTGGAATGGCGGGCCTCTCCATGACCCGGTGACCATTGCTTCCATCATTGATCCAGAGCTTCTGGTGACAAAACCTATGTTTACGGAAGTGGATATCAGAAGCGTACAAAGCTACGGAAGGACCAATTGTGACTTCTTTGGCTACAGTCATAGAGAAGCCAATGTGGATGTGGCCGTGGATATTGATGTGGATCGTTTCTGGGATCTGATCGAAACGGGAATCCGGGCTTATGGTTCGTGA